The genomic DNA GCATATGGACCGGTGCCTGGGCTGCCGGGCTTGCGAGACAGCATGTCCGTCGGGCGTGCAGTACGGCAGGATCCTGGAGCGGGCTCGGGCGGAGATCGAATCGAATTACAAGCGGCCGTGGCTGGAGCGGCGGCTGCGCGACTGGTTCTTCACCAAGGTGCTGCACCGCCGCAAAGGCCTGGAGCGGTGGGCAAAGTGGCTGCGGGCGTATCAACGCTCCGGGTTGCAACAGGTGGCGCGAGCCAGCGGCATGCTGAAGCTGCTGGGGCTGGATAAAGTCGAGGCGCTGGCGCCGCAGGTGGACAGCGTGTTCTTCTTTCCGCAGCTCGGGATGCTGCACCCCGCTGAGGGCGAGTGGCGTGGCCGGGTCCTGTTCCACGTGGGATGCATTGCCAGCGTGGCGTTTTCCGGCCTGAATGAGGCGACGGTTCGCGTGCTCAACAAGAATGGGTTTGAAGTCTTCATCCCCCGGGGGCAGCGCTGCTGCGGGGCGCTGCAGGCGCACGCGGGATATCGGGAAGAGGCGCAGAGGATGGCGCGGCGGAACCTGCGTGCTTTCTTTGAGCCGAACCGGGATGCGATTATCACCAATTCCGCCGGATGCGGCGCGATGATGAAGGAATACGGCGAGTTGCTGCACGACAATCCGAAGTACGGGGAACACGGGCGTGATGTGGCGTCAAAGGTCAAGGACGTGACCGAGTTTCTCGCCGAAGTCGGACTGCGCCCGCCGC from Terriglobia bacterium includes the following:
- a CDS encoding 4Fe-4S dicluster domain-containing protein, encoding MHPQHSNFTGPDQPTWDLYSKCIHCGLCLQQCPTYRVLGREADSPRGRIYQVLQVDAGRLEIGDSFVTHMDRCLGCRACETACPSGVQYGRILERARAEIESNYKRPWLERRLRDWFFTKVLHRRKGLERWAKWLRAYQRSGLQQVARASGMLKLLGLDKVEALAPQVDSVFFFPQLGMLHPAEGEWRGRVLFHVGCIASVAFSGLNEATVRVLNKNGFEVFIPRGQRCCGALQAHAGYREEAQRMARRNLRAFFEPNRDAIITNSAGCGAMMKEYGELLHDNPKYGEHGRDVASKVKDVTEFLAEVGLRPPQRPLKARVTYQDPCHLAHAQQVRSAPRELLKALGAELVEMAHPDYCCGSAGTYNVTQNELSMKILEQKMDEVTQTRAEIIATANTGCMLQLRAGVKTRGLHARVAHVIELLNEAYEDPLAPAEEQHSHHRRKRKREAPDS